The genomic interval GGCCACACTTCTAGTAGACTACAAAGCATGTTTTCATCCATTCCAGAAAAGATTGAcatttgtttatgtttttgaGTCAGGGCCTTAGGGGTTAGGGAGTTCATAGAAGCAACATAGCAACAGAAACTACTGTATGGACTCTAAACTATATAGAAAGCAGTTGTGCCGTTCTTTGGCAATAATTCTGATAgattttttctattttccttGAAGTGAAACATGACTGTGTATTTGGCGATGACTTGGATTTGAATGAAATAAGCTATGTATCAGAGGTATCCTGCAGTTCTACATCTTCCCCATCTTTCTCTTACAAACACTGACACTAGTAATATTATGTGCCACATTCATCAGCAAACTAACCATATGACATGTCATTGCAGGTTCTTCGGGAGCTTGATCGCGCCATTGTCTATTCTTTGTCTCCCGGAACCAGTGTGACACCAGCCATGGCCAAGGATGTCAGTGGATTGGTCAACTTGTATCGTATAACAGGAGATGACTGGGATACGTGGGGGGATGTCAAAGCTCATTTTGATGTGTCGAGGTGGTTAAATTACTATATTTTactttgaaatatttgtatCTATGTTTCAATTATGTGGATTCTCAATCTGTGATCTGTTGTTCCATCATCCTTTCATGccaattagttcatttaatTTTGAATCAGGGATTTTGCAACTGCTAATATGATAGGAGCAAAAAGTTTAATGGGGAACTCATGGCCAGATTTGGACATGCTACCATTTGGATGGCTAACTGATCCTGGTAATAAGGCCATGTTGCTGCTTTTTCTCATTCCTGTATGAATATCATgatctttattattttagtcAGTTCGTGATCAGCAATGTACTTACATTCACAATTGCTTCACTTATTGACTATTCATTTCTGTGTTTTCTATCTTAGAccttttgatttattattttacatgAAGAATTTTTTAATTAGGAGGAATGCTAGCGAAACACTCTCTAACACACACTTTCTAACCCACTCTctttgattggttaaaattcatTTAGGTCTCACTAAATCATGTGGGTCCCATATGAATTTGGTGGGACCCATgtggattttaaccaatcaaagTGAGTGTGTTGTtagcattatttttttaattagatacAAGAAACTTCTAGCATTTGGAGCATTATCTGCAGATATATTCGTTCTATGAACATGAGGACTTTGTTGCTAAACTGTTTGTTTAGAAAACTAAAAAATGCTTACAATCTTATATCCTAGAAATTGCTACAAGCTGTTTGAATTAGACTCATGGGAGTATGAATCATGACACTTCATTTTCACCTTTTCCTTTTAAAGGTTCAAATGAAGGTCCACATAGGTATAGTAACCTCCACCTAgaagagaagaagacacaggtTTTAGTAAAAGCATAACTGAGTTGCTTTCCCTTATATTCATTTGTAAATATGTGTACATGCATTATCAAAAGTAACTGAGTGAATGTATTCTACACAGATGACCCTGTGGGCAATGGCAAAGTCTCCCCTTATGTATGGCGGAGATGTAAGGAAGATTGATCCCACAACATATGATCTTATCACAAATCCTATCATTCTGGAGATTAATTCTTTTAGCACAAATAATATGGAGGCATGTGAaccatctaattttttttaggagAAAGGGggataataatataatatgtttggcaatttaatatatgcatttgtGGAATTAGCAGTTTCCTTATATCTCAAGCCTCAATAGCGAAGATCAGGATTCTGGAAGGCAAATGAGAAGAAGCTACAGAGAAATAAAAACATCATACACACATTCATTAAGCCTCACTAGCTGCACCGAGTCAAATGCAAATGGTTGGACTAGTGAAAGTCTTAACCAAAATCTTGAAAGAATCTGTTGGAAAAGGAATTTCGGATACAAGCATCTTGCCCCCCTCTGTTTGCACAAGAGAGAACTGAACTTTATATCGTAATCATGCTTTGTCGCTCTGTTCAATTTGTCTaactttaatttgattatttatgttcttgttaacaataaaaaaaaattgtattgatgTTGATGCAGAGATGAAGAGAATGTATATCAAGATTATCATCAAGGGAAATATCATTTAGTTGCAGTTGACAGAATAAAATTTTGCTTGGACGCTTCTCCAAAACGAAAGCTTACTTCAAAAGAGTTCGAGAGAGGTACATTTTCTCCCTGCAGGTGGGATTCAAATCAGGTACGTGTGTCGTTCCGTATTTAATTCGTGTAATGGTGAGATCTCTTGTAATCATTTAGCTAGTGTATAATTTTGAAGTTTCTTTTTTGGGATATATTCAAAGATCATCATCTTGTTTGTGCATCACTATTTTTATCCCTATCTAGATACCATACACATTAGCCAAATTTTGTTCTTGAAATAACCTTCTGATTTTGCCAATTTTTATATCTGTATAGTCTATTGAAAGTTGATCTATGCAAGTCTTTAACAGATGTGGCAGTTGAATCTTAATGGGACCCTAGTAAATAGCTATTCTGGCTTATGTGCAACAGTAAAGCCTGTCAAAGGTGAAATTTGCAAATATTTACCACTCTATGGAAATATTGCCCTTATACAATTTGTTGAGTTTATCTTGGTTTGTCCTTTAGTGtctattcataataataatgctaGCTGGTCATTTATGCAGCTACAATTAATTCTGCTGGTTTTCGCTCTTGGGTTGCAACAGGAAGAACAGGTcagttaacaaaaacatcagataAAATCTTGAGAGTTCTCTTGATTTTTCTCCAACTTCACCCAAACATCAAAGCATTTAATTAATCATTGACATTTATgcactttaataaaatatgaattgtataatcgattaatGGCCAACCTTACAGAAAACAACTATCACAGTGCAAACTATACTTTAGGTATTTATGACGGGAGATATTTAAAATGAACAAGCATGCCGCAACAGAGAATTCTTTGTTATTCTTTTCTAACTTCCTGacatgtatctgaatgtaggagAAATCTATGTGGCTTTCTTCAACCTAAGTGATCAGAAGGCGGTTATATCGGCGCAAACATCAGACATAGCTAAGGTATTTCTTGGAAGAGACTTAAGTGCTTGTAAAGGCAGTGAAGTGTGGAGTGGAAGTGACATTGAAATAACACAGGGGACGTTATCAGCTGAAGTGGAAATGCATGGAACTGCACTATTTGTTCTTAACTGCCACTTAGTTTGGTCCCCCCAAAAAAGTAGTATGTAACATTTAAAATGCACTTAATCCAAGTCAAATTGGACGAAGTTGCACACggaaatatttataa from Cicer arietinum cultivar CDC Frontier isolate Library 1 chromosome 5, Cicar.CDCFrontier_v2.0, whole genome shotgun sequence carries:
- the LOC101510487 gene encoding uncharacterized protein; its protein translation is MKCFLISLCILLCFQQGVKSKNVSDSDLQLASIPPRGWNSYDSFSWTISEQEFLQSAEIVSQRLHDHGYEYVVVDYLWYRRKVEGAYHDSLGFDVIDEWGRMIPDPGRWPSSQDGKGFSEVANGVHSMGLKFGIHVMRGISTQAVNANTPILDTATGGAYQESGRVWRAKDIAIRERACAWMPHGFMSVDIKLGAGKAFLRSLYEQYAAWGVDFVKHDCVFGDDLDLNEISYVSEVLRELDRAIVYSLSPGTSVTPAMAKDVSGLVNLYRITGDDWDTWGDVKAHFDVSRDFATANMIGAKSLMGNSWPDLDMLPFGWLTDPGSNEGPHRYSNLHLEEKKTQMTLWAMAKSPLMYGGDVRKIDPTTYDLITNPIILEINSFSTNNMEFPYISSLNSEDQDSGRQMRRSYREIKTSYTHSLSLTSCTESNANGWTSESLNQNLERICWKRNFGYKHLAPLCLHKRELNFISDEENVYQDYHQGKYHLVAVDRIKFCLDASPKRKLTSKEFERGTFSPCRWDSNQMWQLNLNGTLVNSYSGLCATVKPVKATINSAGFRSWVATGRTGEIYVAFFNLSDQKAVISAQTSDIAKVFLGRDLSACKGSEVWSGSDIEITQGTLSAEVEMHGTALFVLNCHLVWSPQKSSM